A window of Candidatus Nitrospira allomarina genomic DNA:
GCGATGAAACGGATGGCCCAAGACCCTCACCATCCCGTGGCCCGTGATCCGGCTTGGCGGGAAGCCCTGATCAATGTTTTGGGAGAAGAAGCACAAGATCTGGATGTGTTAGCGAAACGCCGGTCCCAAACATTGCACGGGCATGCTCTTCCGAAAGGATTGGGGGATTTCTTCTTTGAAGAGGATCATCCTCTGCACCCAGACCAGTAGGCCGCCCTCAGACCTGTAACCCTTGGTGACCCTGATGCACGGCCCATCCTCTAATTCTTGAGTGGGAAAGCCTTTCCGCTTTTCCCCCAGGACGCACCATGACTCTCTCCTCGTTGACCCCAGACACGATCTTTGCTCTTTCTTCTAATATTCACGTCCTGCCTGTGGTGCATGGAAGTGGAGATATGGCTCATGTCGTCCGCGAGATTATTGTGTCCCGCCACATTGATTGTGTGGTTCTTCCTCTACCACCATCGGTGCAATCCTTCGTAGAAAAGGGGATTGACCAGTTGCCTGTCATCAGTCTGGTGGCTCTTCCAGAACAACATGACGATGGAACCTCGAGCTGCTCTTATGTGCCGATTGATCCGTGCCAACCGGTGATCATGGGGATTCGATCAGCCATGTCGGAAATGATCCCGCGAGCCTTTATAGATCGTGAGGTCCGGCGCTACCATCCCGTCTCTTGGGTCGGGCCTGATCCCTATTCTTTAAAGGCTATGCCTTTGGCAGCCTTCTCTGCTGCCACTATGCCTTTTTTGCCGCCTCCTCAAGACCCATCTTCTCGTTGGGAACGCATCCGTTGGATGGCATTTCGACTTCATGAACTCGAACTGGACTTTTCGGCCATTCTTTTTCTCTGCCCAATGACGGATTGGCCCTGGTTGCGTCAGGCCTATCATGAGCGGATGCCGTATATTTCACCCGAGCAGAACATTAGTCTTCCCGAGTGGTGGAAGGTCGAATCGTCTTCCCTCTACTTTGCGTTGAGCGAATTACCCTATGTCACCCATCTCTATGAACGACGACGGGAAGAAGCCCGTGCCGATACGCATTTGGCTATTGATGGCATCAAAGAACTGGTTTTGGAAGCACGGTCCAGGTGGCTGGCGTCTCGTTCCACCACCATCGCGCACGAAACAAATTGGGTCACTCCACAATTATTGCAACGCTATTTTCAATATGTGCGGAATCTGACACTTCTCGAGCATCGGCTGAAGCCGGATTTATATACCTTGGTTCTAGCTGCCAAGCAAATGGCTGGAGATGAATTTGCCCTCAGGTTATTGGAAACCGCCAAAACCTATGACTGCCAAACTCAACCATCCGTATTGGATACCAGGCCTGGTGTGTTAATGGGAATTGGCGAACTTCAAGACCCTGGGGGCAACATTCTCCCGGCTGTAAATCGGCTGCAAGGAGACCCTTTGATTTGGCGCCGTGTCACCCTCCGGCCTGATCCCTCAAGGCCCAAAGCACAGGCTTGGACACAACAATGGAATCCTTATCGGCAGTGTTCCTGGCCTCCGGAAGATCAGCGTATTGAATCTTTTGCGGCGCATGTTCGACAACATAGTCGACAGGTTTTGGGGGCAGATTTAGGCAGGATTGAACGATTCAACAACTCGCTGGAAGATGGAATTGATCTGCGGGCGACTTTGCGCCAGTGGGCTATTACCCCACAACGATCCGTGCGTGATATTCATGTTAAAGTGGTTCCTCCCGTGCGAGGAACCATTGAATCGTTGGTGTTTTTCTTTGAGGTGCCGGCGGATCCTCAGAAGTTTTCCTGGCAAACGACCTGGTATGCCGAACATCAAGAAGAGTCCACTCTCAGTTTCTACGCAACCCCCTTTTCGCCGAATATGGTCGGACCAGGAATCGGACAGGCATGCTATGGAGGCGCACTTTTCCTGTATCCCCCTCGGCTTATTCCTGATATATGGGAAAATCCCCTATTCGATTTTGCGACGTCGCTTGAAGAACGATTGCTGGCGGGAGCCTGCGCCCATTCACAAGAACCCGTTGTGGCTGTCGTCTCGCCGGTTCCGCTGACTTGGGCCTGGCGAAAGATGGCCCGTCGCTTCGGCCGGAAGCTCCTGCCCATTCCCTTACATCGGTTTTCAGGGCAAACAATTGCTCGTCTACGGCAGTTTCACGTGTTAAATGGGCACGAAATCCGAAGTTATGCAGCCAAATTTATTCGAGAATAATCCTGACGAGGCAAAAGTAGAGGATTCTTCCAAGGCTCCTCAATCTCGTGCTGTGCCATCCGCAAAGGTTCAACTGAAGCTTGAAAAGTTAAAACACGCCATTCGTCGACATGATGAATTGTATTATGTCCGAAGCCGACCGGAAATCTCTGATGCTGAATATGACCAACTCTTTCGAGAACTGCAATCCTTAGAGAGCCGCTACCCGGACCTCAGGACACCTGAGTCGCCAACCCAGCGGGTCGGGGGTGCGCCACTTGCCCAATTCAATAAAATTACACACGAATTTCCTCTTCTTAGTTTGGACTCGGAAATGGATGAATCGCGCGTTTTGGCGTTCGATCAGCGGGTTTCCCGGGAATTAGACGGGCAACAACCGAGCTATTCGGCTGAACCCAAATACGATGGATTATCTGTGGCCCTCACTTACGACCATGGCATATTTGTACGAGGAGCTACGAGAGGAAATGGGGCTATAGGGGAGGACGTGACGCACAATCTTCGTACCATTCGTGCCTTGCCATTACAATTGAAGGAAGGCGGGACTTTTCCCTCTCATATGGTGGTGCGGGGTGAGGTGTTTATGAAACTCCAGGATTTTCACACATTGAATCGACGCTTAACCGAACAAGGGGAAGAACCCTTTGCCAATCCGCGCAATGCGTCATCCGGAACATTGCGCCAATTGGACCCGGCTATTACCGCGACCCGCCCGTTGACCATCACCTGCTACGATTTCATGAACTCGGGATCAATTAGACCCAGCACCCATTATAATGCGGTCACCTGCTTAGAAGCATGGGGATTGCCGATCCCTCAATTTCGTCGGCACTGCCCCTCCATCCAGGAAGCTCTGGAATTTCATCGGGAAATGTTTGAACGACGGGACGTCCTGCCGTTCGAAATTGACGGCATCGTCATTAAAATTGACCGGTTCGATTGGCAAAAGGCTCTTGGCGAAAAGTCACGCAGTCCCCGATGGGCCATTGCCTTCAAATTTCCTGCAAGAAAGGAACTGACCAAAGTTCAGGAGATTGCCATGTCGGTCGGTCGGACCGGGGCGCTCACTCCCATTGCCCTACTGGATCCGGTGGAAATCGGTGGTGTGACGGTGAGTCGGGCCTCACTGCATAACGTGGAGGAAGTCGCCCGTAAAGATGTACGGGTGGGTGATACCGTAAAAGTCGAACGGGCAGGGGACGTCATTCCAGATGTGGTGGAACGAGTGCCTGTGCCGGGTGAAAAGCGTGGGGCTCCTTTTCAGCCGCCAACGACCTGTCCGGTGTGTCAGTCCCATACGATTCAGGAAGGGCCGATTCTGTATTGTACTGGCCAAACGGTATGTTCCGCGC
This region includes:
- the ligA gene encoding NAD-dependent DNA ligase LigA encodes the protein MQPNLFENNPDEAKVEDSSKAPQSRAVPSAKVQLKLEKLKHAIRRHDELYYVRSRPEISDAEYDQLFRELQSLESRYPDLRTPESPTQRVGGAPLAQFNKITHEFPLLSLDSEMDESRVLAFDQRVSRELDGQQPSYSAEPKYDGLSVALTYDHGIFVRGATRGNGAIGEDVTHNLRTIRALPLQLKEGGTFPSHMVVRGEVFMKLQDFHTLNRRLTEQGEEPFANPRNASSGTLRQLDPAITATRPLTITCYDFMNSGSIRPSTHYNAVTCLEAWGLPIPQFRRHCPSIQEALEFHREMFERRDVLPFEIDGIVIKIDRFDWQKALGEKSRSPRWAIAFKFPARKELTKVQEIAMSVGRTGALTPIALLDPVEIGGVTVSRASLHNVEEVARKDVRVGDTVKVERAGDVIPDVVERVPVPGEKRGAPFQPPTTCPVCQSHTIQEGPILYCTGQTVCSAQLKGSLEHFASKGALNIEGLGKKTVAQLVDKGFVKDLSDLYTLGIDDLLQLEGFADKSARQLLGEIERSKEVPFARLLIGLGIRHVGTHIARILAQNFGSLDNLKKATEEELLQIRDIGPEIAASVTHFFQEPRNLKVWQCMESLGVRIQQEASMPKPHAQPLRGKIFVLTGTLNGYSRQEATRKIEELGGRVTASVSKQTDYLIAGEDPGSKYERATTLGVKILDENEFSIIIQSGNSLSSSSNQ